A genome region from Corvus hawaiiensis isolate bCorHaw1 chromosome 4, bCorHaw1.pri.cur, whole genome shotgun sequence includes the following:
- the BMT2 gene encoding S-adenosylmethionine sensor upstream of mTORC1, with protein MEAAPQPRPRPGGAAAAPAPPPEQERKLEQEKLSGVVKSVHRRLRKKYREVGDFDKIWREHCEDEETLCEYAVAMKNLADNHWAKTCEGEGRIEWCCSVCREYFQNGGKRKALEKDEKRALLTSKTTPALNVPQTPKIEDPLPNFGLTNHETMTEEFLHSLGKIRLLDVGSCFNPFLKFEEFLTVGIDIVPAVESVYKCDFLNLQIQQPLQLAQDAIDAFLKQLKNPIDSLPGELFHVVVFSLLLSYFPSPYQRWICCKKAHELLVLNGLLLVITPDSSHQNRRAMMMKSWKIAIESLGFKRFKYSKFSHMHLMAFRKTSLQTTSDLVSRNYPGMLYIPQDFNTIEDEEYSNTACYVRSDTEDEQLAYGFMELPDAPYDSDSGESQSSSIPFYELEDPILLLS; from the exons ATGGAGGCCGctccgcagccccggccccggcccggcggggccgccgccgccccggcgcCACCCCCGGAGCAGGAGCggaagctggagcaggagaagctgTCGGGGGTGGTAAAGAGCGTCCACCGGCGGCTGCGCAAGAAGTACCGGGAAG tggGAGACTTTGATAAGATCTGGCGTGAGCACTGTGAGGATGAGGAAACTCTGTGTGAATATGCTGTGGCAATGAAAAACCTTGCAGATAATCACTGGGCAAAAACTTGTGAAGGGGAAGGCCGAATTGAATGGTGTTGCAG tgtATGCCGAGAATATTTTCAGAAtggtggaaaaagaaaagcacttgagaaagatgaaaaaagagcACTTCTTACTTCTAAGACCACTCCAGCTTTAAATGTTCCTCAGACTCCCAAGATTGAAGATCCTTTGCCTAACTTTGGCTTGACAAATCATGAAACTATGACAGAAGA GTTTCTTCACTCCTTGGGAAAGATCAGATTACTTGATGTTGGTAGCTGCTTTAATCCATTTCTGAAGTTTGAAGAATTTCTTACAGTTGGCATAGACATTGTTCCAGCTGTTGAG AGCGTATACAAATGTGACTTCCTAAATCTTCAAATTCAGCAACCTCTTCAACTGGCACAAGATGCTATAGATGCCTTTCTTAAGCAACTGAAAAATCCCATTGATTCTCTACCTGGAGAACTGTTCCATGTTGTTGTTTTCTCACTTCTTCTTTCTTACTTTCCATCACCCTATCAACGATGGATATGCTGCAAGAAGGCACATGAACTTCTCGTATTAAATGGCTTATTGCTTGTAATAACTCCTGATTCATCTCATCAGAATCGCCGGGCTATGATgatgaaaagctggaaaattgcCATAGAGTCCTTGGGTTTTAAACGCTTCAAGTATTCCAAGTTTTCTCACATGCACCTGATGGCATTTAGGAAAACTTCCCTGCAAACAACAAGTGACTTAGTTAGCAGGAACTACCCAGGCATGTTGTATATCCCACAGGATTTCAACACTATAGAGGATGAGGAGTATTCCAACACTGCCTGCTATGTTCGGTCAGACACAGAAGATGAACAGCTAGCTTACGGTTTTATGGAGCTACCTGATGCTCCCTATGACTCAGACTCTGGAGAAAGCCAGTCTAGTTCTATTCCTTTCTATGAGCTAGAAGATCCTATATTGCTTCTAAGTTAA